The Methanomicrobia archaeon genomic interval CTTCCTGAAGGCAATGTCGGACAAGTTCGCGGAGAAGCCAGAGAGCACATCGACGAAGTTCTACGTCTATGGCGGCTACACACAGGATAAGCGAAAGACCGAGTTCGTCGAGGAAGGCAAGAAACTGGCGATGCAGCGTGTTTCGCGAACGCCCGGGTACAATCCGGATGTCGGTATGCCCCAGGGACAGCGATACCTTATGCCCTACATGCTGAACCACACGGACATCATGGTGAACA includes:
- a CDS encoding methyl-coenzyme M reductase subunit alpha, with the protein product MPYGDIQHNFLKAMSDKFAEKPESTSTKFYVYGGYTQDKRKTEFVEEGKKLAMQRVSRTPGYNPDVGMPQGQRYLMPYMLNHTDIMVNMDDLHWINNAAMQQCWDDMKRGIVLGLDDAHGLLEARLGKEVTPDTISHYMEVLNHALPGGAVIQEH